The nucleotide window AATGCCGAACTGAAGGCGATGTGCATCGTCGAAGGGTTTGCCAAGGTACAAACCTATATCGCCCGCGGCAATGTGGTGTTTGAAGCCAAGTACGGCGTCGCAAAGGTCAAGGCGGCGCTGGAGAAGCAGCTCGCCGCCTATGCGGGCAAGCCGGTCGGCCTGGTGATCCGCACCGTGGCGGAAATGGCTGACGTGCTCAAGCCCAATCCGTTCCCGAAGGCACCGCCGAACTGGACGGTTGCGATCTTTCTCGACGACGCGCCGCCTGCCGATGCGCTCAAGGCGATGACGGGGCTTAAAGACGAGGAAGTGCACCTCGGAAAGCGCGAAATCTATGTCGCCTACGGCTCCGGCATGGGCCGCTCGAAGCTGAAAATACCGGCTGCCGCGCAGGGCACCGCACGGATCATCAACACGATCGCGAAGCTGGTCGAGTTGGCGTCGAGTGGCTGAGATGAGATCGCTCCCTTCCCCGCCTGCGGGTCCCGTGCGAGGGAGGCTCGGTTGCGACGCGCCGCGACAGGTGGTTGGCCAGCGATGTGCTCGACTTTGGCACCTCAGAGCGGAAATTGTCGCGCGCATAGCTCGGAATCGAAACCGATAAATTCAGCCGCATCCGGCGCAGCTGCTCTTTGTGATCTTGAATGCGTATCGTATCCGCTTGCTCGATAGCCTATGTTTCGGTCTGCAAACTTGACTCCTGAGGCGGGATCGGCGCCCAAAAAAGCGGAGCCCGATGAGGGGTAGAATTTGCGAGCCGATTGACAAAAAGGACGTGAAAGAGACACACAAGTTGGAGTTCGCCTCATATGGACAGCCGCAACGAAATCTCAGTGTTCGCAAAGGTCTTGTCAGGCGTTGACATCTCCATATCGATGACGCGCATCGATGCACGTCGATCTTCATAAATGTACCGCGCGTACCAGAGCGGTCCTATGTCCGGTGTGAAGCTGAAATCGCCAGAATCAAGCGCTCTCCCGATCATTCGGACAGCGTCACTGTTGCCTATTGGCAAGGAGAGCGCCGCATCGGTAAGTGCCGCCGAGCTCACGCCGCCTGCGAGTAACGCACGTGCAATGTTGTCGCCGTGAACGCGCCGCAACGCTGTGACGATTGCCGCTACGGCGTCTGGGTGTTTCAAGGGCACTCTGCGCTAGCCTTGTTGAGCCGCGCCAGAATGCCTAAGCCCCGAACGTCCCGCAGTCTGCGGCGATGTTCGTGAAGGCCAGAACAAACGATAAAGCACTCCGCCGGCGGTATGCTTGCGTCTGGTTCGGTGTTCCAATTGCGAGTGAACGGAGCGGCCTGATACCGCTTGCCACCTAAGGCTCGAAACTTTCTGCGATATAGCTGTTGCCGCGCATCGTGAAGGCACGGTGTCAAAGTGGTGCTACTTGGCATCTGTAGCCCGCCAAGCGCGCGGCCGGTACTGGCCGCCTCGATCGCAAGCCTGCCCGCGACCTCGCGCATCGGCGCAAGCAGCGGAAGTCCCGCCATGCGCATCAGCTCACGGCTTCCTAAGCAATTGCGGTGCACCCAGGCTTTAGGAGCACCTTGGCCTGCTCTGGGTCCGGCACAAGATGCGGACAAGTGAAGAGGATCTGGTTCTCTCGCAGCTGCGTCCATTCGGAAAGCTGGAGCTCCTTGCGCTTTATCACCATCTCGCTCGATGCAAATATATCTTGAGCGGAGTCCAAAATCGTTGCGCCCGCTTTTGTCGTCCATAGCGCCGATGCCGACGCCGGCATTGGTCTTGACTACCACCCTGTGGCCGGCCGCCAAATATTCGCGGATGGCCTCAGGCGTAAGACCCACGTGGTATTCGTGCGCCTTGATTTCCCTGGGAAGACCGACGTTCATTTGGAACCTCCTTACCTGGACGATCTCTATTAATTGGAAGAGCGGTGCAAGTTTGCGAAGCAGGCGCTAAATGGTGCAGAAATTCAGCGCTCTTGAATCTTGTTACGCAGGATTCCAAATCACAGTTCTCAACGACTGGCCCATCGACGACAAGGCGTCTCTGCTCGGATGCATACCTCATTCCATGGGCTTGGGTGGCCTAAAGCTCCGGCGACACATCAACCCGTCAGCACGCTCGATCTCGTATTTTGGGGAGCTCTAAGTTGTCATGCAAGACGGTCGATTTCCCACCCGCGCATTCACTCTTAATCAATGCCCATGAGCAGCGTCACACGTTTGCAAGCTGCCCCCGAGCGATGCCAATGCTCAGGCGCTCGTCCTGCCTTTCAGATGGCAAGGCGAGGTAAGCGGTGTTTAACTTCGGTCCTACTTAGTCGCCGGCAGTGCCCATTCTTCAAAGCCCCTAGCCGTTTAGCCGCAACGATCGCATCCCACAGTGTGCTCCCAGAACTGCAGTGGATTGAATAGTGGCAAATTTCTTTGGCCTTCGTCTGTTCTTCCCTTGGCGTCGGCGCTTGTTCTCCGTAAGCCCAAGATCCTGTCGTGTCGTTCATCTTCAGCTCCTTCAGATTGGCCCCCTATTGCCTACGCCGAGAACGAGCAACGGCCGTGCCAGCGCGCTCCGCGCGCAAAGCGCCTGATGCGCTTTGAATGGTCGCGATGCTAATGGCGCGGGGTGTTTTGAATCTCACAGCTTTTGTGAGCAGCTGTCAGAAACCGGACAGGGATCGAGCGGCTGGCGTATCGGACCTTGCCTACCGATTTAATCCAGGTTGAAGCGAAAAGCAGAGCTCGCGGCGCTACTACCCCACAGCGCATACGGAAAGTAGCCACCGAATCATATCCGCGCTTCAGTCAGATGAACAAGCTGAGCCCCCGCTCTGTAAAGGGCCTCACGGGCGGCACGAAAGCGTCGCTCTTCGACAGGGACGACCGGAAGCGGCAGATCCTTTTCCGCAATATTGCCGAGGACATACGAAGTCAACACACTGCCGAAGACAGTTCCAGGCGCAATACCGCGCCCATTGTAACCACTGAAGGCGACCACGTTGCG belongs to Bradyrhizobium icense and includes:
- a CDS encoding DUF1697 domain-containing protein, with product MPAARRECRRHRQAANAELKAMCIVEGFAKVQTYIARGNVVFEAKYGVAKVKAALEKQLAAYAGKPVGLVIRTVAEMADVLKPNPFPKAPPNWTVAIFLDDAPPADALKAMTGLKDEEVHLGKREIYVAYGSGMGRSKLKIPAAAQGTARIINTIAKLVELASSG